One genomic segment of Paenibacillus xylanexedens includes these proteins:
- a CDS encoding FliH/SctL family protein yields MSNLIKSFQYVPVDDRKKLENHHHYGGTEESETELYGDSAEGSEAETLQARVDEETQRLTAEMLEDAKEFAEKQVREASEEAERMLQEAREQIDSWWQEQRQQDEHLTEALRSQGFQQGFEEGKVQAELDLQVQIEKMMIEAQEVLKEAYVAKDQIIQEAEPFLVELACGIAEKVIDKQLTIEPDHTLELIRQSLSRKREQGLITLCVAPDQFTFVQAAREELSLSIDSQAELQILPDSTVKDKGCVIRSSFGSVDARIDTQLAEIKKELVRIALEDEERKNQHEGS; encoded by the coding sequence TTGTCTAATTTGATTAAATCTTTCCAGTATGTACCCGTTGATGACCGTAAAAAACTTGAAAATCATCATCATTATGGTGGTACTGAGGAGTCTGAAACGGAATTATACGGTGACAGTGCTGAAGGTTCTGAAGCAGAAACGCTTCAAGCACGCGTGGACGAAGAAACACAACGTCTTACCGCAGAAATGCTGGAAGATGCCAAGGAGTTTGCAGAAAAGCAAGTACGTGAAGCTTCAGAAGAGGCAGAGCGCATGCTTCAAGAAGCCCGTGAACAGATCGACAGCTGGTGGCAGGAACAACGACAACAGGATGAACATCTGACTGAAGCGCTTCGTTCACAAGGTTTCCAACAGGGTTTTGAAGAAGGCAAAGTACAAGCTGAACTGGATCTCCAGGTGCAGATCGAAAAGATGATGATTGAAGCCCAGGAAGTGCTCAAGGAAGCTTATGTAGCTAAAGATCAGATCATTCAGGAAGCTGAACCGTTCCTCGTGGAGCTCGCTTGCGGGATCGCTGAGAAAGTCATTGATAAGCAACTTACCATTGAACCCGATCATACATTGGAACTGATTCGTCAGAGTTTGTCACGTAAACGGGAGCAGGGTTTGATCACACTCTGTGTGGCACCTGATCAGTTTACATTTGTACAGGCAGCTCGTGAAGAATTGTCTCTGTCTATTGACTCTCAGGCAGAATTGCAGATTTTGCCTGATTCAACGGTCAAAGATAAGGGATGTGTCATTCGTTCCTCGTTCGGAAGTGTAGATGCGAGAATTGATACACAGCTTGCTGAGATTAAAAAAGAACTGGTCCGCATAGCACTTGAGGATGAGGAGCGAAAAAATCAACATGAAGGTTCTTAG
- the fliI gene encoding flagellar protein export ATPase FliI produces MKVLSSQRYMEHLRQFDPVRINGKVTQVIGLMVESEGPDASIGDVCYIYPGKSAKPLQAEVVGFRDNKVLLMPLGELQSIGPGCDVVGTGKPLGVQVGSELLGKVLDGLGQPLDGSLLPSRMPMYSTSNTPVNPMDRPRVLETMGVGVRAIDGLLTVGKGQRVGIFAGSGVGKSTLMGMIARNTAADVNVIALVGERGREVRDFIERDLGPEGLERSVVIVATSDQPALIRIKGAVIATTIAEYFRDRGMNVMLMMDSVTRYAMAQREVGLAVGEPPAMRGYTPSVFASLPKLLERAGTGPTGSITAFYTVLVDGDDMNEPIADAVRGILDGHIVLNRSIANKGHFPAIDVLASISRVMKDIAPEEQLEAVNNMKRLMAVYKESEDLINIGAYQRGSNAAIDESIDQIDSIWNFTKQKVDEKVTLSEVQERLILEFARR; encoded by the coding sequence ATGAAGGTTCTTAGTTCACAGCGATATATGGAACATTTGCGCCAATTCGATCCTGTTCGTATTAACGGCAAAGTTACTCAGGTCATTGGTCTTATGGTGGAGTCAGAAGGGCCAGATGCAAGTATCGGTGACGTATGTTATATCTATCCTGGTAAATCGGCTAAGCCTCTTCAGGCCGAAGTTGTTGGGTTTCGAGATAACAAAGTGCTGCTTATGCCACTGGGTGAACTTCAATCCATCGGTCCTGGTTGCGATGTAGTAGGTACGGGTAAACCACTCGGCGTTCAGGTAGGCTCCGAATTGCTCGGTAAAGTATTGGACGGACTTGGACAACCGCTGGACGGTTCCCTCCTTCCATCCAGAATGCCGATGTACTCTACCTCCAATACACCGGTTAATCCAATGGATCGTCCGCGTGTACTTGAAACGATGGGTGTTGGTGTAAGAGCTATCGACGGATTGTTGACCGTAGGTAAGGGACAGCGTGTAGGTATATTTGCCGGTTCTGGTGTTGGAAAGAGTACGTTGATGGGCATGATCGCTCGTAATACAGCAGCAGATGTCAATGTCATCGCACTTGTGGGTGAGCGTGGACGTGAGGTACGCGACTTTATTGAACGGGATCTGGGTCCGGAAGGACTGGAACGCTCCGTAGTCATTGTTGCAACTTCAGATCAGCCTGCCCTGATTCGGATCAAGGGAGCAGTTATTGCGACCACTATTGCAGAGTATTTCCGAGATCGTGGAATGAACGTGATGCTCATGATGGATTCGGTAACCCGATATGCGATGGCACAAAGGGAAGTTGGTCTGGCCGTAGGTGAACCTCCGGCAATGAGAGGATATACGCCATCGGTTTTTGCGAGTTTGCCAAAACTGCTTGAACGGGCGGGTACAGGACCTACCGGTTCGATTACAGCCTTTTACACCGTTCTGGTCGATGGGGATGACATGAATGAACCAATCGCGGATGCGGTAAGGGGTATTCTGGATGGACACATTGTGTTAAATCGATCCATTGCAAATAAAGGTCATTTTCCAGCGATTGATGTGTTAGCCAGCATAAGCCGTGTTATGAAGGATATTGCTCCAGAAGAGCAGTTGGAAGCCGTTAATAATATGAAACGTTTGATGGCTGTGTACAAAGAATCGGAAGATTTGATCAATATTGGAGCTTACCAGCGGGGATCAAATGCAGCCATAGATGAATCGATAGACCAGATTGATAGTATATGGAACTTTACCAAGCAGAAAGTCGACGAGAAAGTCACTTTAAGTGAAGTACAGGAACGTTTGATTCTTGAATTTGCAAGGAGATGA
- the fliJ gene encoding flagellar export protein FliJ: MKFRYHFQKVVDLKSNEKTQAEWMLSTAIGKLQTEEEHLIQLLNDRSNLIGIIQSATENTASVNSLQEMQRYVHHLDECISRKNSDVKHAQVNVQRNQTFLNGKMVDEKVWLGARDKAKIKFQQEMLLREQNDLDEMATVRFAAKAGRAN, from the coding sequence ATGAAATTTCGATATCATTTCCAGAAAGTTGTTGACCTGAAGAGTAATGAAAAAACACAGGCAGAGTGGATGTTATCCACAGCGATCGGTAAACTACAGACGGAGGAAGAACATCTGATACAACTTCTTAATGATAGAAGTAATCTGATCGGCATTATCCAATCTGCTACGGAAAATACAGCGTCTGTAAACAGTCTGCAGGAGATGCAGCGTTATGTACATCACCTTGACGAGTGCATTTCACGCAAAAACAGTGATGTTAAACATGCTCAGGTCAATGTGCAACGGAATCAGACGTTTCTGAACGGTAAGATGGTTGATGAAAAAGTATGGCTTGGAGCGAGAGACAAGGCAAAAATCAAATTTCAGCAGGAGATGCTCCTCCGGGAACAGAACGATCTGGACGAGATGGCTACTGTACGCTTCGCTGCCAAAGCCGGACGCGCGAATTGA
- a CDS encoding MotE family protein, with amino-acid sequence MAVKDDSDMEKESGGGWEKFLMISIPIVFTVVLLGVLLTLFNVDIRNNLFEFANKIPVVKEWVPDPVLDPEKEKLEKSEQQVESAEATIEKLKSQVTAKETELKAAQEATTTEAKKATDLQKKLDDAEKAAETATAATPETESDYQKQIKDLAKMYADMSPSKAAPILQNMTNEEMVLLLNAMQSSARTKVLEKMDPKTAADVTMMMKDAKPSGDLALDALQSRLKKETAATSTASTTTSKNLDKNQLSQTFASMSASSGAKLLLETYKLSPDKTLTILNSVDDATRSQLLENMSSEDSVETAKILNRLTGNK; translated from the coding sequence ATGGCTGTTAAAGATGATAGCGACATGGAAAAAGAGTCGGGAGGCGGTTGGGAAAAGTTTCTCATGATTTCTATCCCGATTGTATTCACCGTGGTTTTGCTAGGTGTACTACTTACGCTATTTAATGTAGATATTCGTAATAATTTGTTTGAATTCGCCAACAAGATACCGGTAGTCAAGGAATGGGTACCTGATCCTGTACTGGATCCGGAGAAGGAAAAGCTGGAGAAGAGTGAGCAACAGGTTGAAAGTGCTGAAGCCACAATTGAAAAGCTGAAATCCCAAGTAACTGCCAAAGAAACAGAGCTCAAGGCAGCACAGGAAGCGACAACAACCGAAGCAAAGAAGGCCACGGACCTTCAGAAGAAGTTGGATGATGCGGAAAAAGCGGCTGAAACGGCTACAGCAGCAACGCCGGAGACAGAATCTGATTATCAGAAACAAATCAAAGATTTGGCTAAAATGTATGCTGACATGAGCCCAAGCAAAGCTGCACCGATTTTGCAAAATATGACGAATGAGGAAATGGTATTGTTGTTGAATGCCATGCAGTCATCTGCTCGGACCAAGGTGCTTGAAAAGATGGACCCGAAAACAGCAGCCGATGTCACTATGATGATGAAGGATGCTAAACCGTCCGGAGATCTGGCACTGGATGCGCTGCAATCCAGATTGAAGAAAGAAACCGCAGCAACTTCAACTGCATCCACAACCACAAGCAAAAACCTGGATAAAAACCAGCTTAGTCAAACATTTGCTTCGATGTCTGCTTCAAGTGGTGCCAAGTTATTATTGGAAACATACAAGTTAAGTCCTGACAAAACATTGACCATCCTGAATTCAGTAGATGATGCAACACGCTCTCAATTGCTTGAGAACATGTCTTCAGAGGACTCGGTTGAAACTGCAAAAATCTTGAACAGATTAACGGGCAACAAGTAG
- a CDS encoding flagellar hook-length control protein FliK, with the protein MSIVYQMASTASAKATGTGQTTGAQSKGSAAGASGEFLQTLAQSLSGGNTEGDSSSATGSLTANPLVFSFATSEEGETASITAVLNSLFTDLDVLDEALENDPALLAGLQTLIQQMYTQLSNPSGTNAEGSDESSNGAESVKTVPAIELSQHPAAVRFVLQDMLTQLVAGMNDPESNVAKNAPEFKHLLQSLQSQLQEAGVDTTGNKGWTELKSILDTLTAVKDQTAQVAPSTSLQTSKQDSVVPQVLVAAVANSGTQVKAEAETTSASNAGGEVEHSTIITAGELSLRSSGTTAGKPAEPVMQTSQFAKEMTQFVVNKLDIVQQKGFSEATISLRPEHLGKLDVQITLQNGQLVARFMTEHTMAKDMLEQQMTQLRSSLQAQGIQVERLEVTQNSSIGSQMYQDGGRQPGSNSQQQRRSREREEQSDDAIATAGIQEELRNWRSEQVEGNELQRDTFSAKA; encoded by the coding sequence ATGTCGATCGTATATCAAATGGCATCCACAGCATCTGCAAAAGCAACGGGAACAGGTCAGACAACCGGAGCACAATCGAAAGGTTCAGCTGCAGGTGCTAGCGGTGAATTTCTCCAAACTCTTGCACAATCGCTATCTGGAGGAAACACAGAAGGTGATAGTTCAAGCGCTACCGGAAGTTTAACTGCCAATCCGTTGGTGTTTTCCTTTGCTACAAGTGAAGAAGGAGAAACGGCATCAATCACGGCTGTACTGAATTCGTTGTTCACGGACTTGGATGTGCTTGACGAAGCTTTGGAAAATGACCCAGCTCTACTTGCAGGTTTGCAAACTCTGATACAACAGATGTATACACAATTAAGTAATCCTTCAGGTACTAATGCAGAAGGTTCCGACGAGTCTTCGAACGGAGCGGAAAGCGTAAAAACAGTACCCGCAATTGAACTGTCGCAGCATCCGGCAGCAGTACGTTTTGTTCTGCAAGATATGCTTACACAATTAGTAGCTGGAATGAATGATCCTGAGAGTAACGTTGCGAAGAACGCTCCTGAATTCAAACATTTGTTACAATCTCTGCAGAGTCAGCTTCAAGAGGCTGGAGTGGATACCACTGGTAACAAAGGATGGACTGAACTGAAATCCATATTGGATACATTGACTGCAGTTAAGGATCAGACTGCACAAGTCGCTCCAAGTACTTCGCTTCAAACATCCAAACAGGATTCGGTCGTACCACAAGTTCTTGTTGCGGCAGTGGCGAATTCTGGAACCCAGGTGAAAGCTGAGGCTGAGACAACATCTGCTTCAAATGCAGGTGGAGAAGTGGAACACTCAACCATCATTACTGCAGGAGAGCTGTCCTTGCGTTCATCAGGTACTACAGCAGGAAAACCGGCTGAACCTGTAATGCAAACATCACAGTTTGCCAAGGAAATGACACAGTTTGTTGTTAACAAGCTGGATATTGTCCAGCAAAAAGGATTTTCCGAGGCGACCATCTCACTTCGGCCTGAGCATCTAGGTAAGTTGGATGTTCAAATTACCTTGCAGAACGGGCAGTTGGTTGCACGGTTTATGACTGAACATACGATGGCTAAAGACATGCTTGAACAACAAATGACGCAGCTACGTTCTTCACTTCAAGCCCAGGGAATTCAAGTGGAACGACTTGAGGTTACCCAGAACAGTTCAATCGGATCACAGATGTATCAGGACGGAGGCCGTCAGCCGGGAAGTAACTCTCAGCAACAACGCCGTTCGCGTGAGCGTGAGGAACAATCGGATGATGCTATAGCTACAGCAGGGATTCAAGAAGAATTGCGTAACTGGCGTAGCGAGCAAGTCGAAGGAAATGAATTACAGAGAGATACGTTTAGTGCTAAGGCTTAA
- a CDS encoding flagellar hook capping FlgD N-terminal domain-containing protein produces MANENVSMNNTWPNYSAANKATTSAATKELGKDQFLKILITQLQNQDPMQPMEDKEFIAQMAQFSSVEQLVNISTQLKTLNQSLGAVSGMIGMEVSWLSSNKDDNGTLRQGIVDSIIVRDSVQYAKVGNDEIKLDEIIQVNYPKQAEESQTPVQNVQDVTPETNESQEVESSAETGDTEDSGKTI; encoded by the coding sequence ATGGCTAATGAAAATGTTTCAATGAATAATACCTGGCCGAACTATTCGGCAGCCAATAAAGCAACCACAAGTGCTGCAACAAAAGAATTGGGTAAAGATCAGTTTCTAAAAATCCTGATTACCCAGCTGCAAAATCAAGACCCGATGCAGCCGATGGAGGATAAGGAATTTATCGCTCAAATGGCACAGTTCAGCTCAGTGGAACAACTGGTCAATATTTCTACGCAGCTTAAAACATTGAACCAGTCCCTTGGTGCTGTATCCGGCATGATTGGCATGGAGGTAAGTTGGCTTTCATCTAATAAAGATGATAACGGAACTCTTCGTCAAGGTATTGTAGATTCCATCATTGTAAGAGATAGCGTTCAATACGCAAAAGTAGGCAACGACGAGATTAAGCTGGATGAGATCATTCAGGTGAATTATCCAAAACAGGCAGAAGAGAGTCAAACTCCGGTACAGAACGTTCAGGATGTAACCCCTGAAACGAACGAGAGCCAGGAAG